In Tachysurus fulvidraco isolate hzauxx_2018 chromosome 11, HZAU_PFXX_2.0, whole genome shotgun sequence, one DNA window encodes the following:
- the arrb1 gene encoding beta-arrestin-1 isoform X3, whose product MGDKGTRVFKKASPNGKLTVYLGKRDFVDHVDIVEPVDGVVLIDPEYLKERKVFITLTCAFRYGREDLDVLGLTFRKDLFVSNVQAFPPVPEEKKSLTRLQERLIKKLGEHAYPFTFEIPPNLPCSVTLQPGPEDTGKACGVDFEVKAFCAENVEEKIHKRNSVRLIIRKVQYAPEKPGPQPMAETTRQFLMSDKPLHLEASLDKEIYYHGEPISVNVHVTNNTNKTVKKMKISVRQYADICLFNTAQYKCPVAMEESDDIVAPSATFCKVYTLTPFLANNREKRGLALDGKLKHEDTNLASSTLLREGASKEILGIIVSYKVKVKLVVSRGGLLGDLASSDVAVELPFTLMHPKPDEESIFKDENDAPIDTNLIEFDTNDDDIIFEDFARQRLIGAKDEKEEEEEGIDSPKLNDR is encoded by the exons GGTATTCAAGAAGGCAAGTCCAAATGGAAAG CTAACTGTGTATCTTGGCAAGAGGGACTTTGTTGACCATGTGGACATTGTAGAGCCTGTTG ATGGTGTGGTTTTAATTGATCCAGAGTACTTAAAGGAGAGGAAAG tgtttataacaCTGACATGTGCTTTCCGCTATGGGCGAGAGGACTTGGATGTTCTTGGGTTGACATTTCGAAAGGACCTCTTTGTGTCAAATGTACAGGCATTTCCTCCTGTgcctgaggagaagaaaagccTGACACGTCTACAGGAGCGGCTGATTAAAAAGCTGGGAGAGCATGCCTATCCCTTCACCTTTGAG ATACCTCCCAATTTACCCTGCTCAGTCACACTGCAACCTGGACCAGAAGATACTGGCAAG GCCTGTGGGGTTGACTTTGAAGTGAAGGCTTTCTGTGCTGAAAACGTTGAAGAGAAAATTCACAAAAG GAACTCAGTGCGGCTTATCATTAGAAAAGTCCAGTATGCCCCAGAGAAGCCGGGTCCACAACCAATGGCAGAGACAACAAGACAGTTTCTCATGTCAGATAAACCCTTACACCTAGAGGCCTCGCTTGACAAAGAG ATCTACTACCATGGTGAACCAATTAGTGTAAATGTTCAtgtcacaaacaacacaaacaagactgtgaagaaaatgaagatctcag TGCGTCAATATGCTGATATTTGCCTCTTCAACACTGCCCAGTACAAATGTCCAGTTGCAATGGAGGAATCAGA TGACATTGTGGCTCCAAGTGCAACATTCTGTAAGGTATATACTCTCACCCCCTTTCTTGCCAACAACCGAGAGAAGCGTGGCTTAGCTTTAGATGGAAAGCTCAAACATGAAGACACAAATTTAGCCTCAAGTACACT GTTACGAGAAGGAGCCAGTAAAGAAATTCTGGGTATCATTGTGTCTTATAAAGTCAAAGTGAAATTGGTAGTGTCTCGTGGTGG GCTCTTGGGAGATCTTGCCTCCAG tGATGTTGCAGTAGAGCTGCCCTTCACATTAATGCATCCTAAACCTGATGAGGAATCCATCTTCAAAGATG AAAACGATGCACCCATTGACACAAACCTGATCGAGTTTGACACAAA TGATGATGATATCATTTTTGAAGATTTCGCAAGGCAGCGACTTATTGGAGCAAAGGAtgaaaaagaagaggaggaggaaggtaTAGACTCACCTAAGCTGAATGACAGATAG
- the arrb1 gene encoding beta-arrestin-1 isoform X1 codes for MGDKGTRVFKKASPNGKLTVYLGKRDFVDHVDIVEPVDGVVLIDPEYLKERKVFITLTCAFRYGREDLDVLGLTFRKDLFVSNVQAFPPVPEEKKSLTRLQERLIKKLGEHAYPFTFEIPPNLPCSVTLQPGPEDTGKACGVDFEVKAFCAENVEEKIHKRNSVRLIIRKVQYAPEKPGPQPMAETTRQFLMSDKPLHLEASLDKEIYYHGEPISVNVHVTNNTNKTVKKMKISVRQYADICLFNTAQYKCPVAMEESDDIVAPSATFCKVYTLTPFLANNREKRGLALDGKLKHEDTNLASSTLLREGASKEILGIIVSYKVKVKLVVSRGGLLGDLASSDVAVELPFTLMHPKPDEESIFKDVIRGSGKPKRKACRVEGQECTEALENDAPIDTNLIEFDTNDDDIIFEDFARQRLIGAKDEKEEEEEGIDSPKLNDR; via the exons GGTATTCAAGAAGGCAAGTCCAAATGGAAAG CTAACTGTGTATCTTGGCAAGAGGGACTTTGTTGACCATGTGGACATTGTAGAGCCTGTTG ATGGTGTGGTTTTAATTGATCCAGAGTACTTAAAGGAGAGGAAAG tgtttataacaCTGACATGTGCTTTCCGCTATGGGCGAGAGGACTTGGATGTTCTTGGGTTGACATTTCGAAAGGACCTCTTTGTGTCAAATGTACAGGCATTTCCTCCTGTgcctgaggagaagaaaagccTGACACGTCTACAGGAGCGGCTGATTAAAAAGCTGGGAGAGCATGCCTATCCCTTCACCTTTGAG ATACCTCCCAATTTACCCTGCTCAGTCACACTGCAACCTGGACCAGAAGATACTGGCAAG GCCTGTGGGGTTGACTTTGAAGTGAAGGCTTTCTGTGCTGAAAACGTTGAAGAGAAAATTCACAAAAG GAACTCAGTGCGGCTTATCATTAGAAAAGTCCAGTATGCCCCAGAGAAGCCGGGTCCACAACCAATGGCAGAGACAACAAGACAGTTTCTCATGTCAGATAAACCCTTACACCTAGAGGCCTCGCTTGACAAAGAG ATCTACTACCATGGTGAACCAATTAGTGTAAATGTTCAtgtcacaaacaacacaaacaagactgtgaagaaaatgaagatctcag TGCGTCAATATGCTGATATTTGCCTCTTCAACACTGCCCAGTACAAATGTCCAGTTGCAATGGAGGAATCAGA TGACATTGTGGCTCCAAGTGCAACATTCTGTAAGGTATATACTCTCACCCCCTTTCTTGCCAACAACCGAGAGAAGCGTGGCTTAGCTTTAGATGGAAAGCTCAAACATGAAGACACAAATTTAGCCTCAAGTACACT GTTACGAGAAGGAGCCAGTAAAGAAATTCTGGGTATCATTGTGTCTTATAAAGTCAAAGTGAAATTGGTAGTGTCTCGTGGTGG GCTCTTGGGAGATCTTGCCTCCAG tGATGTTGCAGTAGAGCTGCCCTTCACATTAATGCATCCTAAACCTGATGAGGAATCCATCTTCAAAGATG TAATCAGAGGCTCTGGGAAACCCAAGAGGAAAGCATGTAGGGTAGAAGGACAAGAATGTACAGAGG CACTAGAAAACGATGCACCCATTGACACAAACCTGATCGAGTTTGACACAAA TGATGATGATATCATTTTTGAAGATTTCGCAAGGCAGCGACTTATTGGAGCAAAGGAtgaaaaagaagaggaggaggaaggtaTAGACTCACCTAAGCTGAATGACAGATAG
- the arrb1 gene encoding beta-arrestin-1 isoform X2, producing MGDKGTRVFKKASPNGKLTVYLGKRDFVDHVDIVEPVDGVVLIDPEYLKERKVFITLTCAFRYGREDLDVLGLTFRKDLFVSNVQAFPPVPEEKKSLTRLQERLIKKLGEHAYPFTFEIPPNLPCSVTLQPGPEDTGKACGVDFEVKAFCAENVEEKIHKRNSVRLIIRKVQYAPEKPGPQPMAETTRQFLMSDKPLHLEASLDKEIYYHGEPISVNVHVTNNTNKTVKKMKISVRQYADICLFNTAQYKCPVAMEESDDIVAPSATFCKVYTLTPFLANNREKRGLALDGKLKHEDTNLASSTLLREGASKEILGIIVSYKVKVKLVVSRGGLLGDLASSDVAVELPFTLMHPKPDEESIFKDALENDAPIDTNLIEFDTNDDDIIFEDFARQRLIGAKDEKEEEEEGIDSPKLNDR from the exons GGTATTCAAGAAGGCAAGTCCAAATGGAAAG CTAACTGTGTATCTTGGCAAGAGGGACTTTGTTGACCATGTGGACATTGTAGAGCCTGTTG ATGGTGTGGTTTTAATTGATCCAGAGTACTTAAAGGAGAGGAAAG tgtttataacaCTGACATGTGCTTTCCGCTATGGGCGAGAGGACTTGGATGTTCTTGGGTTGACATTTCGAAAGGACCTCTTTGTGTCAAATGTACAGGCATTTCCTCCTGTgcctgaggagaagaaaagccTGACACGTCTACAGGAGCGGCTGATTAAAAAGCTGGGAGAGCATGCCTATCCCTTCACCTTTGAG ATACCTCCCAATTTACCCTGCTCAGTCACACTGCAACCTGGACCAGAAGATACTGGCAAG GCCTGTGGGGTTGACTTTGAAGTGAAGGCTTTCTGTGCTGAAAACGTTGAAGAGAAAATTCACAAAAG GAACTCAGTGCGGCTTATCATTAGAAAAGTCCAGTATGCCCCAGAGAAGCCGGGTCCACAACCAATGGCAGAGACAACAAGACAGTTTCTCATGTCAGATAAACCCTTACACCTAGAGGCCTCGCTTGACAAAGAG ATCTACTACCATGGTGAACCAATTAGTGTAAATGTTCAtgtcacaaacaacacaaacaagactgtgaagaaaatgaagatctcag TGCGTCAATATGCTGATATTTGCCTCTTCAACACTGCCCAGTACAAATGTCCAGTTGCAATGGAGGAATCAGA TGACATTGTGGCTCCAAGTGCAACATTCTGTAAGGTATATACTCTCACCCCCTTTCTTGCCAACAACCGAGAGAAGCGTGGCTTAGCTTTAGATGGAAAGCTCAAACATGAAGACACAAATTTAGCCTCAAGTACACT GTTACGAGAAGGAGCCAGTAAAGAAATTCTGGGTATCATTGTGTCTTATAAAGTCAAAGTGAAATTGGTAGTGTCTCGTGGTGG GCTCTTGGGAGATCTTGCCTCCAG tGATGTTGCAGTAGAGCTGCCCTTCACATTAATGCATCCTAAACCTGATGAGGAATCCATCTTCAAAGATG CACTAGAAAACGATGCACCCATTGACACAAACCTGATCGAGTTTGACACAAA TGATGATGATATCATTTTTGAAGATTTCGCAAGGCAGCGACTTATTGGAGCAAAGGAtgaaaaagaagaggaggaggaaggtaTAGACTCACCTAAGCTGAATGACAGATAG
- the LOC113643455 gene encoding olfactory receptor 52K1-like has product MVMNRMQDLFVQNISVKNFKLNCFHDLEEWRPMLFIPYFLLFLLSVCGNSVLVYLIITQRALHSPMFVLIGLMAVVDLCSPMLFVPHMLFSFLFDWNGISFAGCLIQMFCIHYSGTFQSTLLLAMALDRYFAICRPLFYHKYMEICNFLKFIGIPLIRNGILITTVVCLAARLSYCANNVIDHCFCEHMALVQLACGDIKINNLVGLLTAFFIPTLDFVFIAVSYIIIFITALKSGKAHLKALNTCITHIIVITFTLFFAMISFMLYRVRNDFSPSSRVFMSTMYLLFPSCFNPIIYGLRTKEIRQQFLKLIDFIHF; this is encoded by the exons ATGGTAATG AACAGAATGCAGGATCTCTTTGtacaaaacatttctgtaaaaaattTCAAACTGAATTGTTTTCATGATTTGGAAGAATGGAGACCTATGCTATTCATCCcatattttctgttgtttttgttgtcagtTTGTGGAAACTCTGTTCTTGTGTATCTAATAATAACACAGAGGGCTTTGCACTCTCCTATGTTTGTACTAATTGGTCTTATGGCAGTTGTGGACTTGTGTTCACCAATGCTCTTTGTACCTCATATGTTGTTTAGCTTTTTATTTGACTGGAATGGTATTTCATTTGCTGGCTGTCTGATACAAATGTTTTGCATTCATTATTCAGGGACATTCCAGTCTACTTTATTGTTGGCAATGGCCCTGGATCGTTACTTTGCTATTTGCAGACCCCTTTTTTATCACAAGTATATGGAAATATGTAACTTTTTAAAGTTCATTGGCATTCCATTAATCAGAAATGGAATCTTAATTACCACAGTAGTTTGTCTGGCAGCAAGACTATCTTACTGTGCAAATAATGTGATAGACCATTGTTTTTGTGAACATATGGCATTGGTACAGTTGGCATGTGGAGATATTAAAATTAACAACTTAGTAGGACTTTTGACAGCCTTCTTTATACCTACCttagattttgttttcattgctgtgtcttatataataatattcatcaCTGCTCTAAAATCTGGTAAGGCTCATTTAAAGGCTCTTAATACTTGTATTACTCATATAATTGTTATCACTTTTACACTATTTTTTGCCATGATTTCTTTTATGCTATATAGAGTAAGAAATGATTTCTCTCCAAGCAGCCGTGTATTTATGAGCACaatgtatttactttttccAAGCTGTTTTAACCCTATAATTTATGGACtgagaacaaaagaaataaggcaacagtttctgaaattaATAGATTTCATACATTTTTGA
- the LOC113643456 gene encoding olfactory receptor 52K1-like, producing the protein MMLATVQNISFVTFTLNGFHDLGEWRPILTIPYLAMFLLSSCANLTIIYLIISQRVLHSPMCILIGLMAVVDLSLPIFCVPNMLLSFLFDWKGISLVGCLVQMFFIHFVGTFHSTILLWMALDRFFAICRPLYYHKYMGITNLLKFIIFPVIRNVFLITTMVSWAGKLNFCATHEIDHCFCEHMALVQLACGDISINNALGLLAIFLTITADFILISISYIIILSSVLKSGKSCLKAFNTCITHIIVMTVSLAFALIAFMSYRIRNNISPSIRVFLSTMYLLFPSCFNPIIYGVRTKEIREQFLKIIKHVKVFPK; encoded by the coding sequence ATGATGTTAGCTACtgtacaaaatatttcattcgTAACATTCACACTTAATGGTTTTCATGATTTGGGAGAATGGCGTCCCATTCTAACTATTCCCTATCTTGCTATGTTTTTATTGTCTTCTTGTGCAAACCTTACAATCATATATTTGATTATATCTCAGAGGGTTCTTCATTCTCCTATGTGCATACTAATTGGTCTGATGGCAGTTGTGGACCTCTCTTTGCCAATATTTTGTGTACCGAATATGCTGCTAAGTTTCTTATTTGATTGGAAAGGAATTTCACTAGTGGGCTGTTTGGTGcaaatgtttttcattcattttgttggTACATTTCATTCTACTATACTGCTGTGGATGGCTCTGGATCGTTTTTTTGCTATATGTAGACCTCTTTATTACCACAAATACATGGGAATAACAAATCTTCTGAAGTTCATAATTTTCCCAGTTATCAGAAATGTGTTCTTAATAACCACAATGGTTTCTTGGGCTGGAAAATTGAATTTTTGTGCAACACATGAGATAGATCACTGTTTTTGTGAACACATGGCATTAGTTCAGCTTGCATGTGGTGATATCAGCATTAATAATGCATTAGGGCTTTTAGCTATTTTTCTTACAATaactgctgattttattttaatttcaatatcatatataataatactttcTTCTGTACTTAAATCTGGCAAATCCTGCTTAAAGGCTTTTAACACCTGCATTACTCATATAATAGTCATGACAGTTAGTCTGGCTTTTGCTTTAATTGCCTTTATGTCATACAGAATAAGAAACAACATCTCTCCCTCCATTCGTGTCTTCCTGAGTACAATGTACTTGCTTTTTCCAAGCTGTTTTAATCCAATTATTTATGGAGTACGAACCAAAGAAATAAGAGAACAGTTTCTGAAAATTATTAAGCATGTTAAGGTCTTTCccaagtaa